One Pararhizobium sp. IMCC3301 DNA segment encodes these proteins:
- a CDS encoding DMT family transporter: MSDITLSKHDLAPFFSMTIAIFSLSLLDAGIKAASADLQTWQIVVMRYGFGWLFATAYFLLLARRTSLKDRMARLLSRQVLATSLLRSVFVVLTASCFFFALSQLPLARTVTIVFSAPLFMVLFSRLILGEPIPAAALAAIAFGFGGVLVIFGDALFQPLAGALIPMASALLASIFYALSIVLSRKHTAHTQPEEMVMLQSGFALVLALPFGFLPLPQMNLVVPDLQILLMFSGIGFLGTAGHLMIVWALKRESASRLGPIEYTNLIWAVIFGFLFFQELPSLHTLAGAVLVVLACLVAGRSKPPRAT; encoded by the coding sequence GTGTCCGACATCACACTCAGCAAACATGATCTGGCGCCGTTTTTCTCGATGACGATTGCAATCTTTTCGCTGTCATTGCTGGATGCCGGGATCAAGGCTGCATCGGCGGATTTGCAGACCTGGCAGATTGTCGTCATGCGATACGGCTTCGGCTGGTTGTTCGCCACCGCCTATTTTCTGCTGCTGGCGCGCCGGACGTCCCTCAAAGACAGGATGGCGCGGCTATTGTCGCGGCAGGTGCTGGCGACCAGTCTGCTGCGTTCGGTGTTTGTCGTGCTGACGGCGAGCTGTTTCTTCTTCGCCCTGTCACAGCTTCCGCTGGCGCGCACTGTGACAATCGTCTTCTCTGCCCCGCTGTTTATGGTGCTGTTTTCCAGATTGATTTTGGGCGAGCCTATACCGGCTGCAGCGCTGGCGGCCATCGCGTTCGGCTTTGGCGGCGTGCTGGTGATTTTTGGCGACGCGCTTTTTCAGCCCCTCGCCGGTGCGCTGATTCCAATGGCCAGCGCCCTGCTGGCGAGTATCTTTTATGCTCTGTCCATCGTGTTGTCGCGCAAACACACTGCCCACACCCAACCGGAAGAAATGGTGATGCTGCAATCAGGCTTTGCGCTTGTTCTGGCTCTGCCCTTCGGATTTCTACCGCTGCCACAGATGAACCTTGTCGTTCCTGATCTGCAGATCCTGTTGATGTTCAGCGGCATCGGGTTCCTCGGTACCGCCGGACATTTGATGATTGTCTGGGCCTTAAAGCGGGAAAGCGCGTCCCGGCTTGGCCCGATTGAATATACCAATCTGATTTGGGCGGTGATCTTCGGATTCCTGTTTTTTCAGGAACTTCCTTCATTGCACACTCTGGCAGGTGCCGTGCTGGTTGTGCTGGCCTGTCTGGTGGCGGGCCGCAGCAAACCGCCACGTGCGACCTGA
- a CDS encoding GNAT family N-acetyltransferase: protein MTAATQFRIETASDAAGDGIATLIAAVFSEYEDCPFVESEFSELAAVSQYYHAVGGEIWIARGRTEHSVADPADNDHIVGCLAIIPTRQAGVFELFKMYVAREARGTGLAQQLYGEAVGWAAARGMTTMRLWTDTRFASGHRFYEKSGFAKQPLIRYLGDAADSWEYLFVSHIQASS, encoded by the coding sequence GTGACAGCGGCGACGCAATTTCGCATCGAAACAGCGAGTGATGCGGCCGGCGATGGCATTGCCACGCTGATCGCCGCCGTTTTCAGTGAATATGAAGATTGCCCGTTTGTGGAAAGTGAATTTTCCGAACTTGCCGCCGTGTCGCAATATTATCATGCTGTGGGTGGGGAAATCTGGATCGCCAGAGGCCGGACGGAACACAGCGTTGCTGATCCGGCGGACAACGATCACATTGTCGGCTGTCTTGCCATTATCCCGACACGGCAAGCAGGCGTGTTTGAGCTGTTCAAGATGTATGTCGCCCGGGAGGCACGGGGCACTGGTCTGGCACAGCAGCTTTATGGTGAGGCTGTTGGGTGGGCTGCCGCGCGTGGCATGACCACAATGCGGTTGTGGACCGATACCCGTTTTGCAAGTGGCCACCGGTTCTATGAAAAATCAGGATTCGCAAAACAGCCGCTTATTCGTTATCTGGGAGATGCTGCGGACAGTTGGGAATATCTGTTTGTGAGCCACATTCAAGCTTCATCCTGA
- a CDS encoding sigma-54 dependent transcriptional regulator, which translates to MQQTAQEPPYSILLIERDDGQKRVIGTLVRDHMPLHLKRTVKLDTVCDLEAALNQVNLARPCLFLADMESVGGIEGVKALKSAAPDAKLISLSGQGALSSAIDAMRAGAWDFLIKPVGKSTLQKRVSEAFIAYRKDYRQTHASIPSQALRIAAAEKPIDITADTGSEQNDVPAFEGFFGRSGCMSELYRQIERVAPSAAAVFITGESGTGKEVCAEALHARSGRKNKPFVALNCSAIPKDLMESELFGHCKGAFTGAVADHPGAAEQADGGTLFLDEIGDMDMALQAKLLRFLQTGAVRRIGDIRLRQVDVRIVCATHHDPHKAVAEKRFREDLFYRLHVLPIFVPPLRQRNDDILLLANRFLRRYAREEGRAFKTFSAQAEACLRHYHWPGNVRELQNVVRHTIVMNDGSAIESGMLPASLKSSSVETEDLAVRAARSHGATDMILTSGARPGSPDCRPFWQQEQSIIETALMRYGGNISRAAAALEISPSTIYRKRQSWMSKDGSHISAA; encoded by the coding sequence ATGCAGCAAACCGCGCAGGAACCTCCCTATTCAATTCTGCTGATTGAGCGCGATGACGGGCAAAAACGTGTTATCGGAACACTTGTCCGCGACCATATGCCTCTGCATCTCAAGCGCACTGTCAAATTGGACACGGTCTGCGATCTGGAGGCAGCCCTCAATCAGGTCAACCTGGCAAGGCCCTGCCTGTTTCTGGCGGATATGGAGAGTGTCGGTGGCATTGAGGGGGTCAAAGCCCTTAAATCTGCCGCACCGGATGCGAAGCTCATCAGCCTGTCGGGACAGGGTGCATTGTCTTCTGCAATCGATGCGATGCGGGCGGGCGCCTGGGATTTCCTGATCAAACCGGTCGGGAAATCCACGTTGCAAAAGCGCGTCAGTGAGGCGTTCATCGCTTATCGCAAGGATTACAGGCAGACGCACGCATCGATTCCATCCCAGGCGCTGCGTATTGCCGCCGCTGAAAAACCCATTGATATCACGGCCGATACCGGCAGTGAGCAGAATGATGTCCCCGCCTTTGAAGGTTTTTTCGGTCGGTCAGGCTGCATGTCAGAACTCTACCGGCAAATAGAGCGTGTCGCACCCTCGGCAGCAGCCGTGTTCATCACCGGAGAGAGCGGCACCGGCAAGGAAGTCTGTGCCGAAGCGCTCCACGCGCGCTCGGGCCGCAAGAACAAGCCCTTTGTCGCACTCAATTGCAGCGCCATCCCGAAAGACCTGATGGAGAGCGAGCTGTTCGGACATTGCAAAGGGGCCTTTACTGGCGCTGTCGCCGACCATCCCGGTGCTGCGGAACAGGCCGATGGCGGTACATTGTTTCTCGATGAAATCGGCGATATGGACATGGCACTGCAGGCAAAGCTGCTGAGGTTTCTGCAAACCGGTGCGGTGCGCCGGATCGGCGATATCCGCTTGCGCCAGGTTGATGTCAGAATAGTATGTGCCACCCATCACGACCCGCACAAAGCGGTCGCGGAAAAGCGATTTCGCGAAGATCTGTTCTACCGGCTGCATGTGCTGCCAATTTTCGTGCCGCCCTTGCGCCAGCGCAACGATGATATTCTGCTTCTGGCCAACAGGTTTCTGCGCCGATATGCCCGTGAGGAAGGCCGCGCCTTCAAGACATTCTCAGCCCAGGCCGAAGCCTGTCTGCGGCATTACCACTGGCCGGGAAATGTCCGTGAGTTGCAGAATGTGGTGCGCCATACCATCGTGATGAATGACGGCAGTGCTATCGAGAGCGGTATGCTGCCTGCCTCGCTGAAGTCCAGTTCGGTTGAGACCGAGGATCTTGCTGTTCGCGCAGCAAGGTCACACGGTGCCACGGATATGATTTTGACGTCAGGCGCCAGGCCCGGAAGTCCGGATTGCCGGCCGTTCTGGCAACAGGAACAATCCATCATCGAAACGGCTTTGATGCGCTATGGCGGCAACATATCGCGCGCGGCGGCAGCGCTGGAGATCAGCCCGTCGACGATTTACCGCAAACGCCAGTCCTGGATGAGCAAGGACGGAAGCCATATATCTGCCGCATAG
- a CDS encoding EAL domain-containing protein, translated as MDRIIATLIFCFMLATALAVAVGAREIFDLPIIPTVLVGGVLLLVFSLMHGLSVQRRYHIRLETDIADLADEVSDAHKNWTTWNSRLKVCEERVDLLAEGLGTASDYQARTDIAELSALIRDVVDAMGDVDIRLQNHGRLLTSLPSQRQAEVPAAKPAPDPDQSAVDAIEDRNVNATRLSSLRRALNGNAVAFDYEPVVRLPRRQIWASFTRASVQVPGERDQKSLRQLAADNGLLPCIDLLTLSQAGKGSPVTLANGEKAPVICQLNLESLLPNAFSDAFEEALETQRDNASNIILEFPDRAITGKLAANARDSESTALRAKLRRYARWGYTYALHKNTRIGLAADYGMFAELGFRYIRISAKPLIAALNAIEKGEKPQVDLHPVDLAGLVSRYGLELIIGDLENEAMVLEALELNSAFAMGFAFSVSPARQAS; from the coding sequence ATGGATCGAATCATCGCCACATTGATTTTCTGTTTTATGCTGGCAACCGCGTTAGCCGTCGCGGTTGGCGCCAGAGAAATATTTGACCTTCCAATCATCCCGACCGTCCTGGTTGGCGGAGTTCTTTTACTGGTCTTCTCGCTGATGCACGGGCTGTCGGTACAGCGCCGCTATCATATTCGCCTGGAGACAGACATTGCCGATCTGGCAGATGAAGTTTCAGATGCGCACAAGAACTGGACGACCTGGAATTCGCGGCTCAAAGTGTGCGAGGAGCGCGTCGATCTTCTGGCCGAGGGGCTTGGTACTGCGTCGGATTATCAGGCACGCACCGATATCGCCGAATTGAGCGCGCTTATTCGTGACGTGGTCGATGCGATGGGGGATGTCGACATACGTCTTCAGAACCACGGCCGGCTTCTGACATCCTTGCCGAGCCAGCGCCAGGCAGAGGTGCCCGCTGCTAAACCGGCCCCCGATCCGGATCAATCTGCTGTGGATGCGATTGAAGACCGCAATGTCAACGCCACCAGGCTGTCCTCATTGCGGCGTGCGCTCAACGGCAATGCTGTGGCGTTCGATTATGAACCCGTGGTGCGGTTGCCGCGCCGCCAGATCTGGGCCAGCTTTACCCGGGCATCCGTTCAGGTGCCGGGCGAACGTGACCAGAAATCGTTGCGTCAACTGGCCGCTGACAACGGTTTGCTGCCATGCATCGACCTTCTGACCCTGTCGCAGGCGGGCAAAGGCTCGCCGGTCACACTGGCGAATGGCGAAAAGGCTCCGGTGATTTGCCAGCTGAATCTGGAAAGTCTGCTTCCCAATGCATTTTCTGACGCCTTTGAAGAAGCACTTGAAACCCAGCGTGACAATGCCAGCAATATCATCCTCGAATTTCCAGACCGCGCCATCACCGGCAAGCTGGCCGCCAATGCGCGCGACAGTGAAAGCACAGCTTTGCGCGCCAAGCTGCGGCGCTATGCCCGATGGGGTTATACTTATGCCCTGCACAAAAATACCAGAATTGGCCTTGCCGCGGATTACGGCATGTTTGCCGAATTGGGCTTTCGCTATATCCGCATTTCGGCAAAACCACTGATCGCAGCCCTGAACGCAATCGAAAAGGGCGAGAAGCCGCAAGTCGATCTGCACCCGGTCGATCTGGCGGGTCTGGTGTCACGCTATGGTCTGGAACTGATTATCGGTGACCTGGAAAACGAGGCGATGGTCCTGGAAGCCCTGGAACTCAACTCCGCGTTTGCCATGGGCTTCGCCTTTTCAGTCAGCCCTGCACGCCAGGCATCCTGA
- a CDS encoding pitrilysin family protein: MFKRTFFVKTLLICALTLLAASFLIRPSMAVTVQDITTPKGLNYWLVEDETVPLITVSFSFTGGSVLDPADKQGLADLLSATLDEGAGDLDSQAFQARLEETAVRLSFNSRAERFSGVMRTLSANQAVAFDLLGLALSQPRFDEEPVQRMVSRLQARLRGDLTDADSIAAKTWFATAFAGHPYGAPDSGTIESLGRITGDDLRQIHGGIFKQNGLKLAVVGDIDAATASKFLDATFGALPQGEVLPKVAAPASIAGDTLFIPLDKPQTTIRMGGNSILVEDPDFITAYVVNHILGGGSFTSRLYREVREKRGLAYSVFSYLSAFDEQGFFFVGVGTRSDRAAEVKDVIIAELERMAEEGPSKAELRSAKDYLKGAYALRFDTSDKIATQLVGLQIQGRDINYINVRNEMIESVSQEDAKRVAKRIFSNPLLTIMVGQPPVVQSSEDIKG, encoded by the coding sequence ATGTTTAAACGCACATTCTTCGTCAAAACCCTGCTGATTTGCGCATTGACGCTTCTGGCAGCGAGTTTTCTGATCCGGCCCTCAATGGCCGTCACCGTCCAGGACATCACCACACCGAAGGGGCTCAACTACTGGCTGGTTGAAGATGAGACCGTGCCACTGATTACAGTGAGCTTCTCTTTCACCGGTGGTTCAGTGCTGGATCCTGCGGACAAGCAGGGCCTGGCTGACTTGCTATCGGCAACGCTTGACGAAGGTGCCGGCGATCTGGACAGTCAGGCCTTTCAGGCCCGTCTTGAAGAAACCGCGGTGCGGCTGTCATTCAATTCCCGCGCCGAACGGTTTTCCGGCGTGATGCGGACCCTGTCGGCCAATCAGGCGGTGGCGTTTGATCTTCTGGGGCTGGCCTTGTCGCAACCGCGTTTCGATGAAGAACCGGTACAGCGGATGGTCTCCCGGCTGCAGGCACGGCTGCGCGGCGATCTCACCGACGCTGACAGTATTGCAGCCAAAACCTGGTTTGCCACAGCTTTCGCCGGCCATCCCTATGGTGCGCCGGATTCTGGAACCATTGAATCGCTGGGCCGGATCACTGGTGATGACCTGCGCCAGATTCACGGTGGGATTTTCAAGCAAAATGGTCTCAAGCTGGCCGTGGTCGGAGATATTGACGCCGCCACAGCGAGCAAATTCCTTGACGCCACTTTCGGCGCTTTGCCGCAGGGAGAAGTCCTGCCGAAAGTCGCCGCGCCGGCCTCCATTGCCGGCGACACGCTTTTCATTCCACTGGACAAGCCACAAACCACCATTCGAATGGGTGGAAACAGCATTCTGGTTGAAGACCCGGATTTCATCACTGCCTATGTGGTGAATCACATTCTGGGTGGCGGCAGCTTCACCTCACGGCTCTACAGGGAAGTTCGCGAAAAGCGGGGCCTTGCCTATTCCGTGTTCAGTTATCTTTCCGCATTTGACGAGCAGGGATTCTTCTTTGTCGGTGTCGGCACGCGCAGCGACCGCGCAGCGGAAGTGAAGGATGTCATTATCGCCGAGTTGGAGCGAATGGCTGAGGAAGGTCCGAGCAAGGCGGAATTGCGCTCTGCCAAGGACTATCTGAAAGGCGCTTATGCATTGCGATTTGACACTTCGGACAAGATTGCCACGCAACTGGTCGGCCTTCAGATTCAGGGCAGAGATATCAATTACATCAATGTGCGCAATGAGATGATTGAATCGGTGAGCCAGGAAGACGCCAAGCGTGTCGCAAAGCGCATTTTTTCCAATCCGCTCCTCACCATTATGGTAGGTCAGCCGCCAGTCGTGCAGTCGTCCGAAGACATCAAGGGCTGA
- a CDS encoding pitrilysin family protein, translated as MTLWLNSRLCAVTVLAALLVPFSGPGAQAQSFRIAPNAQSKMLDNGLQIVVIPDNRAPVVTHMLWYKVGSADETPGKSGIAHFLEHLLFKGTKANPDGAFSDRIAEIGGQENAFTSSDYTGYFQRVAPTHLAEMMALEADRMRNLVLTDEVVLPERDVVLEERSSRTGNDPSARLSEAMDASFYKNHPYRFPVIGWEHEIRQLNRMDALNFYKKFYTPENAILIVAGDVVPADVYELAQATYGTVPRNGEALPRLRPIEPPVETALTVTLSHEQVKQPSVRRSFLAPSYSTAEGKEAYALDLLAEILGGGSTSRLYTELVLNDGPATAAGSWYQGTQLDSGRFSFYAVPKGAEDLEDLIEKVQAVADAIKSEGVTQAELDLARNRMIADTVYAQDNQASLARIIGVGMMTGLSLEDIQSWPEHLQSLTTDDIQNAAQRYLNGAQSMTGYLRSADAENPS; from the coding sequence ATGACCCTTTGGCTAAATTCCAGACTTTGTGCAGTGACAGTTCTCGCAGCCCTGCTTGTTCCTTTCAGCGGTCCCGGCGCACAGGCACAATCATTCCGCATTGCGCCAAACGCCCAATCGAAGATGCTTGATAACGGCTTGCAGATTGTCGTCATTCCCGACAACCGGGCACCGGTGGTGACGCATATGCTGTGGTACAAGGTGGGCTCCGCGGATGAAACACCGGGTAAAAGTGGTATTGCGCATTTTCTCGAACACCTGTTGTTCAAGGGAACAAAAGCCAATCCGGACGGAGCTTTCTCTGATCGGATTGCCGAAATAGGCGGCCAGGAGAACGCATTTACCTCCAGTGACTACACCGGCTATTTTCAGCGGGTTGCACCGACCCATCTGGCTGAAATGATGGCGCTTGAAGCCGACCGGATGCGCAATCTGGTGCTGACCGACGAAGTTGTGCTGCCAGAGCGCGATGTGGTGCTGGAAGAGCGCAGTTCGCGCACTGGCAATGATCCCTCGGCGCGGCTGAGTGAAGCCATGGATGCCTCGTTCTATAAAAATCATCCCTATCGCTTTCCCGTGATTGGCTGGGAACATGAAATCCGGCAGCTGAACCGGATGGATGCTCTGAATTTCTACAAGAAGTTTTACACGCCGGAAAACGCGATTTTGATTGTTGCCGGCGACGTGGTGCCTGCCGACGTTTATGAACTGGCGCAGGCAACCTACGGAACGGTTCCGCGCAATGGCGAGGCGCTGCCGCGTCTGCGTCCTATCGAGCCTCCGGTGGAGACCGCTCTGACTGTCACGCTAAGTCATGAACAGGTGAAACAACCCTCGGTGCGGCGTTCGTTCCTGGCCCCGTCCTATAGTACGGCCGAGGGAAAAGAGGCCTATGCGCTGGATCTGCTCGCGGAAATTCTCGGCGGCGGTTCGACCAGCCGGCTCTACACAGAGCTGGTGCTGAATGACGGGCCCGCCACCGCTGCAGGCAGCTGGTATCAGGGCACGCAACTCGATAGCGGCCGGTTTTCATTCTATGCGGTGCCGAAAGGTGCAGAAGATCTTGAAGACCTGATCGAGAAAGTTCAGGCTGTTGCCGACGCTATCAAGAGCGAAGGTGTTACCCAGGCCGAACTCGACCTGGCGCGCAACCGCATGATTGCCGATACGGTTTATGCCCAGGACAATCAGGCTTCCCTGGCCCGCATCATCGGTGTTGGTATGATGACCGGGCTTTCGCTTGAAGACATCCAGAGCTGGCCTGAGCACCTGCAGTCGTTGACCACAGATGATATTCAGAATGCTGCTCAACGCTATCTGAATGGTGCGCAGTCAATGACCGGTTATCTTCGGTCCGCCGATGCTGAAAACCCATCCTGA
- a CDS encoding response regulator → MALDHSMPVLVVDDYPTMVRIIRNLLKQLGFQDIDDAANGTEAFKKIENRKYGLIISDWNMEPMTGYELLTKVRSNERLSKIPFIMVTAESKTENVIAAKKAGVNNYIVKPFNAQTLKGKIESIFGDAA, encoded by the coding sequence ATGGCGCTAGACCATTCCATGCCTGTACTCGTTGTCGATGATTACCCCACGATGGTGAGAATCATCCGCAATCTGCTGAAGCAACTTGGGTTTCAGGACATTGATGATGCGGCAAACGGTACGGAAGCCTTTAAGAAAATAGAAAACCGAAAATACGGCCTCATCATCTCTGACTGGAACATGGAGCCGATGACCGGATATGAATTGCTGACCAAAGTGCGCAGCAATGAACGGCTGTCAAAAATTCCCTTCATCATGGTGACCGCAGAATCAAAAACCGAAAACGTGATTGCTGCCAAGAAAGCCGGTGTGAACAATTATATCGTCAAACCGTTCAATGCGCAGACTTTGAAGGGCAAGATCGAGAGTATTTTCGGGGACGCTGCCTGA
- a CDS encoding bifunctional riboflavin kinase/FAD synthetase, whose translation MLLPDSDTDFRLLDGGTTIPPELKGAIVVIGNFDGVHAGHRVILQHAMDLAAGAVPVLALTFEPHPRTVFNPSDPVFRLSPKLEKASLLRACGLRGVLNWDFSREFAGLSAQTFVEDILVGHLAASHVVVGYDFHFGKSREGSPAFLFAAGQSAGFGVTVVPQVNLPDGLAVSSSAIRTHLMNADIRSANNELGYHWFVQADVIHGEKRGRELGYPTANMKLSPHCRLALGIYAVSVRRHNGTLHHSVASYGRRPQFDNGAALLETHLFDFSDDLYGETLMVTFHEFLRGEARFDGVDALVAQMDRDSAAARRILQAALPLSPLDARLSFQP comes from the coding sequence ATGCTATTGCCCGATTCTGACACTGATTTTCGCCTGCTGGACGGCGGCACGACGATTCCTCCTGAATTGAAAGGTGCAATTGTCGTTATCGGCAATTTTGACGGTGTACATGCCGGGCACCGGGTCATTCTGCAACACGCAATGGATCTTGCTGCAGGTGCAGTTCCGGTTCTGGCCCTGACATTCGAGCCGCATCCAAGAACCGTATTTAATCCGTCAGACCCGGTATTCCGTCTCAGCCCAAAGCTGGAAAAAGCCTCATTGCTGCGCGCTTGCGGACTGCGCGGTGTGCTGAACTGGGATTTTTCGCGCGAATTTGCCGGTTTGAGCGCCCAGACCTTTGTCGAGGACATTCTGGTCGGACATCTGGCAGCCTCGCATGTTGTCGTCGGCTATGATTTTCATTTCGGCAAGAGCCGTGAAGGCAGTCCGGCCTTCTTGTTTGCCGCCGGACAATCGGCCGGATTTGGCGTCACTGTCGTTCCCCAGGTCAATCTGCCGGACGGTCTGGCGGTGTCTTCCAGCGCCATCCGTACTCATTTGATGAATGCCGATATCCGGTCTGCCAATAATGAACTGGGCTATCACTGGTTTGTCCAGGCAGACGTGATTCATGGCGAAAAGCGCGGACGCGAACTCGGTTACCCCACTGCCAATATGAAATTATCGCCCCATTGCAGACTGGCGCTGGGCATCTATGCGGTCAGCGTGCGCCGCCACAACGGCACGCTCCACCACAGCGTTGCAAGTTACGGGCGGCGCCCGCAATTCGACAATGGCGCAGCGCTTCTGGAAACCCATCTGTTTGATTTTTCAGACGATCTGTATGGTGAGACCTTGATGGTCACCTTTCATGAATTCCTGCGTGGCGAAGCCCGGTTTGACGGGGTCGATGCGCTTGTCGCGCAAATGGACAGGGACAGTGCCGCCGCCCGCAGGATTCTGCAAGCCGCCTTGCCACTGTCGCCACTGGATGCCCGCCTGTCGTTTCAACCCTGA
- a CDS encoding Ldh family oxidoreductase, which produces MSADLISAADLQAYLLRLFDAVAINDAQARSVVNNMVWSELVGRANFGVIRIPVHLQRLQHGVLNAVCHPQFTRSGTGSGLLDGDNGFGYYAGELAMKHAIQLARDNGIGIVGVRNSNFFGTGAYFANQAAESGMISLVTSNSFPKVAAHGGLSAVLGTNPFAFGAPRANGDHLLVDFATSSLAGSTVRAYLAEKKQLPEGLAIMPDGTPARDPALIGEATLLPFGGAKGYGLSLMVEILSGILTGAGFSHQVKSTYSNFAEKSDSGHCMIAIDIEKFMPLADFLSRFEALIALLKASNPVDEVLLPGEIRWANFRRNSERGLEIPQPVRADLTALSANFQVPVPWK; this is translated from the coding sequence GTGAGCGCGGATTTGATCAGCGCTGCCGATCTGCAGGCCTATCTTCTCAGACTGTTCGATGCTGTTGCCATCAACGATGCGCAAGCCCGCTCGGTGGTAAACAACATGGTCTGGAGCGAATTGGTCGGGCGTGCCAATTTTGGCGTCATTCGCATCCCGGTTCATTTGCAGCGCCTCCAGCACGGAGTGTTGAATGCGGTGTGTCATCCGCAATTTACCAGATCGGGCACCGGGTCGGGCCTGCTGGATGGTGACAACGGCTTTGGCTATTACGCTGGTGAATTGGCCATGAAACATGCCATTCAACTGGCTCGCGACAACGGCATTGGAATTGTTGGCGTCAGAAACAGCAATTTCTTCGGCACGGGAGCCTATTTCGCTAATCAGGCCGCAGAGAGCGGCATGATCTCTCTGGTGACAAGCAATTCCTTCCCCAAGGTGGCCGCCCATGGCGGCTTGTCAGCCGTATTGGGGACAAATCCGTTTGCTTTTGGCGCGCCGCGCGCAAATGGCGATCATCTGCTGGTCGATTTCGCAACATCATCGCTGGCCGGGTCCACCGTGCGCGCCTATCTTGCCGAAAAAAAACAACTGCCCGAAGGTCTGGCCATCATGCCCGATGGCACGCCGGCGCGTGATCCGGCGCTTATCGGCGAGGCCACATTGCTGCCTTTTGGCGGCGCAAAAGGCTACGGGCTGTCTTTGATGGTGGAGATACTGTCCGGCATCCTCACAGGCGCGGGGTTTTCGCATCAGGTTAAATCCACCTACTCCAACTTTGCCGAAAAAAGTGACAGCGGCCACTGCATGATCGCCATTGATATCGAGAAATTCATGCCGCTGGCAGACTTCTTGTCCCGGTTTGAGGCCCTGATCGCGCTGTTGAAGGCCTCCAATCCTGTGGATGAGGTCCTGCTGCCCGGTGAAATCCGCTGGGCCAATTTCCGCAGGAACAGTGAACGCGGCCTGGAAATACCGCAGCCGGTGAGGGCAGACCTCACCGCCCTGTCGGCCAATTTCCAGGTTCCGGTGCCATGGAAGTAG
- a CDS encoding oligosaccharide flippase family protein, producing the protein MIEKLVKFLSSLFATSFLLTLARLAGAGTGIILQILIARYYGAGVLGTYYLALSLAGILSIFMSMGYPWILAPIVAASEMEKPATVLSDFLKLVRKDALLLSVVFAVPAALLIWLYPGAALDQRLALLIGVATAPVYTAMRVCGSLANAMKFFRLANLPELLVRPVLTLVFVAAAIALAVQLNAVSIVAINFFIALALTIWMAFFLSRNAGLGFAARSDGGQLSARETSKLRRLAVPMIFSTLFVNMFADVDILMIGLILPAGEAGIFGVAMKIAALLVFAVQITHQILLRDASNAHLAADRQQMHQIMRKANLFTIGSSVASFVLMVLFGRFLLGLFGTEFQAAYFALLGLILAQIIRAAAGPAIQILMITENQRTGIPVYICSGIVLLLSNLLLVPTYKYEGAAAAVIITTLFWSLWLNHLVRRKTGYQVSVFR; encoded by the coding sequence ATGATTGAAAAGCTGGTCAAATTTCTGTCCTCCCTGTTTGCCACGTCATTCCTGCTGACGCTGGCACGGCTGGCAGGGGCGGGCACTGGAATAATCCTGCAGATTCTGATCGCCCGCTATTATGGCGCGGGAGTGCTCGGCACCTATTATCTGGCGCTCAGCCTCGCGGGCATCCTCTCAATATTCATGTCGATGGGATATCCATGGATCTTGGCACCGATTGTTGCCGCCAGCGAGATGGAAAAACCGGCCACGGTCCTTTCAGATTTCCTCAAGCTTGTACGCAAAGATGCTCTGCTCCTGTCGGTGGTGTTCGCAGTTCCCGCAGCGCTGCTGATCTGGCTTTATCCGGGCGCAGCCCTCGACCAACGCTTGGCGCTGCTGATTGGCGTTGCAACGGCCCCGGTCTATACCGCCATGCGCGTCTGCGGCAGCCTCGCCAATGCCATGAAGTTTTTCCGGCTGGCGAATTTGCCTGAACTGCTGGTGCGGCCCGTTCTGACACTGGTTTTTGTCGCCGCGGCCATCGCACTGGCGGTGCAGCTCAACGCAGTTTCGATTGTCGCCATCAACTTCTTCATAGCGCTGGCCCTGACGATCTGGATGGCATTTTTTCTGTCAAGAAATGCCGGGCTTGGCTTTGCGGCGCGCTCCGATGGCGGCCAATTATCAGCCCGTGAAACATCGAAGTTGAGACGGCTCGCTGTGCCGATGATTTTCTCGACCCTGTTCGTCAATATGTTTGCCGATGTGGATATATTGATGATCGGATTGATCTTGCCGGCCGGGGAGGCCGGCATTTTCGGCGTTGCCATGAAAATCGCAGCCCTGCTGGTTTTCGCCGTCCAGATAACCCATCAGATTTTATTGCGTGACGCTTCGAACGCCCATCTTGCTGCCGACCGCCAACAAATGCATCAGATCATGCGAAAGGCAAACCTGTTTACAATTGGCTCCAGCGTGGCATCGTTTGTACTGATGGTTTTGTTCGGCAGATTTCTGCTCGGCCTTTTTGGCACAGAATTTCAGGCAGCGTATTTTGCTCTGCTCGGATTGATCCTGGCGCAGATCATTCGCGCAGCCGCAGGTCCGGCCATTCAGATATTGATGATTACAGAAAATCAGCGGACCGGAATCCCGGTCTATATCTGCAGTGGTATCGTGCTGTTGCTCAGCAATCTGCTTCTTGTGCCGACATACAAATATGAGGGCGCGGCAGCCGCTGTTATCATCACCACACTGTTCTGGTCGCTGTGGCTCAATCATCTGGTCAGGCGGAAAACCGGCTATCAGGTGTCGGTTTTCCGCTAA